In candidate division KSB1 bacterium, one DNA window encodes the following:
- a CDS encoding efflux RND transporter periplasmic adaptor subunit, which translates to MKKKKVLLLGLTLVVVSLAAFLTWGRGKGAQREALPTVRVTRGSIVDKALAVGTIEPVYEISIKSKITGVVQRIFADVGAYVKVGDPLLEVRPDPTPLELAEAKRNVELAQVELENLKKENIRQESLLQSALISPRDFDEFKRRYQESELKLNIAKEKLALLQSGKVRIGTTQIETIIKSPIAGYVLSKTVEVGDPVTPLTSFQEGTVLMRIADMRQLIFKGTVDEIDVGRLREGMTAEIKIGALPESRIIGHLRLISLKAEKKDNATVFPIEITIAPTNGTTLRAGYSANASIIIQRKDSVLTIPERVVTMRNDSAWVKVALPDNREEERLIQTGLSDAINLEVVAGLKPGDEVFEKPVKKIE; encoded by the coding sequence ATGAAAAAGAAGAAAGTCCTGTTGTTGGGCCTCACGCTCGTGGTGGTGAGCCTGGCCGCCTTTCTGACGTGGGGCAGGGGAAAAGGTGCCCAAAGGGAAGCATTGCCCACCGTCAGGGTGACCAGGGGCAGCATTGTGGACAAGGCGCTGGCGGTGGGCACGATCGAACCGGTTTATGAGATTTCGATCAAATCGAAAATCACCGGCGTGGTGCAGCGCATCTTTGCCGACGTCGGTGCCTATGTGAAAGTGGGCGACCCGCTGCTGGAAGTGCGACCGGATCCCACCCCGCTGGAGCTGGCGGAGGCCAAACGCAACGTCGAACTGGCGCAGGTGGAGCTGGAGAATCTGAAAAAGGAGAACATTCGCCAGGAGTCACTCCTGCAGAGCGCCTTAATTTCGCCACGCGACTTCGATGAGTTCAAGCGCCGGTATCAAGAGTCCGAGCTCAAGCTCAACATTGCGAAGGAAAAACTGGCGCTGCTGCAAAGCGGCAAAGTGCGCATCGGCACGACGCAGATCGAGACCATCATCAAGTCGCCGATCGCCGGTTATGTGCTCAGCAAAACTGTCGAGGTCGGCGATCCGGTCACGCCGCTGACTTCGTTTCAGGAGGGCACGGTGTTGATGCGCATCGCCGACATGCGGCAGTTGATCTTCAAGGGCACGGTGGATGAAATCGACGTCGGCCGGCTGCGCGAGGGCATGACCGCGGAAATCAAGATCGGTGCGCTGCCCGAGAGCAGGATCATCGGCCACTTGCGCCTGATCTCGCTGAAGGCGGAGAAGAAAGACAACGCCACGGTTTTTCCCATTGAAATCACCATCGCGCCGACCAACGGCACCACCCTGCGCGCCGGCTACTCCGCCAACGCCAGCATCATCATTCAGCGCAAGGACAGCGTGCTCACCATCCCCGAACGGGTCGTGACCATGCGCAACGACTCCGCCTGGGTGAAAGTGGCATTGCCGGACAACCGGGAGGAGGAACGGCTGATTCAAACCGGCCTGAGTGACGCCATCAACCTCGAGGTGGTTGCCGGGTTGAAGCCGGGCGATGAAGTTTTCGAGAAACCGGTGAAGAAGATCGAATGA
- a CDS encoding ABC transporter permease has product MIQMTSFLSEYLQDLRSQKLRTVLTIFGIIWGTVAIIVLLAFGTGFKKQLAINMHGIGESIAIMFPGRTTRAFEGFGLGRPISLREEDAWLLAEQVRGLRALSPEYSGRHAPVRVEENILNPLISGVYPVYADMRNIIVEPGGRFFNELDLRHRRRVAVIGNKVREFLFGEQEAVGQLILVGQTPFTVIGVMQKKTQNSSYNARDQDRVFIPASTFASVFGTIHLNNIIYQPLDPTRSEAVNTQVREVLGRKYKFDPTDKNAVWIWDTAEMDKFLHYFFLAFNLFLGLIGSMTLAVGGIGVANIMYVVVQERVREIGIKRAVGATRRSILLQFFMETFFIIALGAAIGFLIAYLLILGLQFIPIRDFVGTPELSPEVVAITVLILGLIGLAAGLMPARRAAHLNVVDCLRA; this is encoded by the coding sequence ATGATACAAATGACGAGCTTCCTTTCCGAATATCTGCAGGATTTGCGCAGCCAGAAGTTGCGCACGGTGCTCACCATTTTCGGCATCATCTGGGGCACGGTGGCGATCATCGTGCTGCTCGCCTTCGGCACCGGCTTCAAGAAACAGCTTGCCATCAACATGCACGGCATCGGCGAGAGCATCGCCATCATGTTCCCCGGCCGCACCACCAGGGCGTTCGAAGGCTTTGGCCTGGGCCGGCCGATCTCCCTCCGGGAAGAAGATGCCTGGCTGCTGGCCGAGCAGGTGCGGGGCTTGCGCGCTCTCAGCCCGGAGTACAGCGGCCGCCATGCACCGGTGCGCGTGGAAGAAAACATTCTCAATCCGCTGATCAGCGGCGTTTATCCCGTCTACGCCGACATGCGCAACATCATTGTCGAACCCGGCGGCCGTTTTTTCAACGAATTGGACCTGCGCCACCGCCGCCGTGTGGCAGTGATCGGCAACAAAGTCAGGGAATTTCTGTTCGGCGAGCAGGAGGCGGTTGGCCAGCTCATTCTCGTCGGCCAGACGCCCTTCACCGTCATCGGTGTCATGCAGAAGAAAACCCAAAACTCCTCCTACAACGCCCGCGACCAGGACCGTGTGTTCATTCCGGCGTCTACATTTGCCTCGGTATTCGGCACGATCCATCTCAACAACATCATCTATCAACCGCTCGATCCCACGCGCTCCGAGGCGGTCAACACACAGGTGCGGGAGGTGCTCGGCCGGAAATACAAATTCGATCCCACCGACAAAAACGCCGTGTGGATTTGGGACACCGCGGAGATGGACAAGTTTCTTCATTACTTCTTTTTGGCCTTCAACCTTTTCCTCGGCCTGATCGGCAGCATGACCCTGGCGGTGGGCGGCATCGGTGTGGCCAACATCATGTATGTCGTGGTGCAGGAGCGGGTGAGGGAGATCGGCATCAAGCGCGCGGTGGGCGCCACGCGGCGCAGCATCCTGCTGCAATTTTTCATGGAAACGTTTTTCATCATTGCGCTCGGAGCGGCGATCGGCTTCCTGATCGCCTATCTCCTGATTCTCGGCCTGCAATTCATTCCGATCAGGGATTTCGTCGGCACGCCCGAGCTCTCGCCCGAAGTGGTGGCGATCACCGTATTGATCCTGGGTCTCATCGGTCTGGCAGCCGGTTTGATGCCGGCGCGCCGGGCCGCTCATTTGAACGTGGTGGACTGCCTGCGGGCGTGA
- a CDS encoding ABC transporter permease has protein sequence MWRELLKEFWQDLKTHKTRALLTIMAMAWGTIAVVLLLAFGEGLSRQMQNGLLNAGNRIMIIYGGETGLAFQGLPKGRRVRLVEEDTGLLQHAIPMIAALSAQYRKNVTLTYKKVTTTTECEGVNPAFEEMRRMYPAAGGRFLNETDVVRQRRVLFLGGEIAGELFGGEDPLGKTLLVDGVPFTVIGLMQKKIQTSMNNGPDVRRAVMPYTTFRTRYGYKYVNSIVLQPGDPGQQELVKREIYRVLGRKYNFDPDDERALGIWDFIEQEKIGAKISLGITLFLGAVGFLTLLIAGVGVANIMYIVVKERTREIGIKMAVGARRRVILAQFTCEALLLAVIGGALGLLFSGAVISGVRLLPAGDGPMQFLGRPVLSNSTMLLTTGILTLIGLLAGFFPARKAASVDPVESLRYE, from the coding sequence ATGTGGCGCGAACTCCTAAAAGAATTCTGGCAGGATCTCAAAACCCACAAAACCCGGGCGCTGCTCACCATCATGGCAATGGCCTGGGGCACCATCGCGGTGGTGCTGTTACTGGCCTTCGGTGAAGGTCTGAGCCGGCAGATGCAAAACGGCCTGCTCAATGCCGGCAACCGCATCATGATCATCTATGGCGGCGAGACCGGCCTGGCCTTTCAGGGCCTGCCCAAAGGCCGGCGGGTGCGCCTGGTGGAGGAGGACACCGGCCTGCTGCAGCACGCCATCCCGATGATTGCCGCCCTCAGTGCGCAGTACCGTAAGAATGTGACGCTGACCTACAAGAAAGTCACCACCACCACGGAATGTGAAGGGGTGAACCCGGCATTCGAGGAAATGCGGCGCATGTATCCGGCGGCGGGCGGCCGCTTCTTGAACGAGACGGATGTGGTGCGGCAGCGCCGCGTGCTGTTTCTCGGCGGCGAGATTGCCGGGGAATTGTTCGGCGGGGAGGATCCCCTCGGCAAAACCCTGCTGGTCGATGGTGTGCCCTTCACCGTGATCGGACTGATGCAGAAGAAAATTCAAACCAGCATGAACAACGGCCCGGATGTGCGGCGGGCGGTCATGCCCTACACCACCTTTCGCACACGCTACGGCTACAAATACGTGAACTCGATCGTGCTGCAGCCGGGCGATCCCGGTCAACAGGAGCTGGTCAAGCGTGAAATCTATCGCGTGCTGGGCCGCAAGTACAACTTCGATCCCGACGATGAGCGCGCGCTCGGCATTTGGGATTTCATCGAGCAGGAGAAGATCGGCGCGAAGATCTCGCTGGGGATTACGCTCTTCCTCGGCGCGGTGGGCTTTCTCACCCTGCTGATTGCCGGCGTGGGGGTGGCCAACATCATGTACATCGTGGTGAAGGAACGCACGCGCGAGATCGGCATTAAAATGGCGGTGGGCGCGCGGCGGCGGGTGATTCTGGCTCAATTCACCTGCGAAGCGTTGCTGCTCGCGGTGATCGGCGGCGCGCTCGGCCTGCTTTTTTCCGGAGCAGTGATCTCCGGGGTGCGGTTGCTGCCCGCGGGCGACGGGCCGATGCAGTTTCTCGGCCGGCCGGTTTTGTCGAACAGCACCATGCTGCTCACCACCGGCATCCTCACGCTCATCGGTTTGCTTGCCGGTTTCTTCCCGGCGCGCAAAGCCGCGAGCGTCGATCCGGTGGAGTCCTTGCGCTATGAATGA
- the dnaJ gene encoding molecular chaperone DnaJ, whose product MMNEKDFYRILGVSEDASVEEIKKSYRNLAKKYHPDRNKGDRHAEERFKEINEAYDVLSDPEKRKKYDQLRKFGAGQFAGQGVPWEELFRQFGGAARGSGTRFSGSDFDFSGTGFDFGFGDWFSSFFDQGDFIRRSRGGPRTGADIQAEVTIPFETAVAGGQVQVTVPQETVCSHCNGSAAEPGTRIEVCSYCQGRGTVSQGRGGFAISRPCPRCLGRGKIITKPCQVCGGTGSRTTSRTIAVQIPAGIEDGATLRLAGQGNAGLAGGAAGDLLLTVHVEEDRFFKRKGANVHVEIPLNMVQAILGTTLRIRTPQGRKVLLRIPAGTDSGRTFRLRGMGIKSARAAGDMFVTVKVETPKNLTAAQRELIQQFARATGMKY is encoded by the coding sequence ATGATGAATGAAAAAGATTTCTACCGCATTCTCGGTGTGAGTGAAGATGCTTCGGTAGAAGAGATCAAGAAATCCTATCGCAATCTCGCAAAGAAGTATCATCCCGATCGCAACAAGGGCGACCGGCATGCGGAAGAGCGATTCAAGGAGATCAATGAAGCTTATGATGTTTTGAGCGACCCCGAGAAGCGGAAAAAATACGATCAATTGCGCAAGTTCGGTGCGGGCCAGTTTGCCGGCCAGGGTGTGCCGTGGGAGGAACTGTTTCGGCAGTTTGGCGGCGCGGCGCGCGGCAGTGGCACACGCTTCAGCGGCTCCGATTTTGATTTCTCCGGCACCGGTTTCGACTTCGGCTTTGGCGATTGGTTCAGTTCATTCTTTGACCAGGGCGATTTTATTCGTCGCTCGCGCGGCGGTCCGCGAACGGGCGCGGACATTCAGGCGGAAGTAACCATTCCATTTGAGACGGCCGTTGCCGGCGGTCAGGTGCAGGTTACGGTTCCCCAGGAAACAGTCTGCAGCCACTGCAATGGTTCGGCGGCCGAGCCGGGAACGCGCATCGAAGTGTGCAGTTATTGTCAGGGACGCGGCACGGTGAGCCAGGGCCGGGGCGGGTTTGCCATCAGCCGGCCCTGTCCGCGCTGCCTGGGCCGTGGCAAAATCATCACAAAGCCCTGTCAGGTCTGCGGCGGCACCGGCAGCCGCACGACCTCCCGCACGATTGCAGTGCAGATTCCGGCAGGAATCGAGGATGGCGCAACCCTGCGTCTCGCCGGACAAGGCAACGCCGGGCTGGCAGGCGGCGCTGCCGGCGATTTGCTGCTCACCGTGCACGTGGAGGAAGACCGCTTTTTCAAACGCAAGGGCGCCAATGTTCATGTCGAGATCCCCTTGAACATGGTGCAGGCAATACTCGGCACCACGCTGCGCATTCGCACGCCGCAGGGGCGGAAGGTGTTGCTGCGCATTCCAGCCGGCACCGACAGTGGCCGCACGTTCCGGCTGCGCGGGATGGGCATCAAAAGCGCGCGCGCCGCCGGCGACATGTTCGTCACCGTCAAGGTGGAAACACCCAAAAATCTCACGGCCGCACAGCGCGAGTTGATCCAGCAGTTCGCGCGCGCCACCGGGATGAAGTATTGA
- a CDS encoding DegQ family serine endoprotease, with protein MKNSSKAMSLALVLSGVIIGALVFSHFNQASQPQAFSFPVAPAGVVAAGDRQIATLRDLNNAFIEIAEAVNPTVVTVFTEKVYRVRETLSPFSFFFDDPLRDFWGEDFFGPRPRRQTPPEREYRQQGLGSGVIVSAEGYILTNNHVIADADTIYIRTMDGRTIAAKVVGADPKTDIAVLKVEAKNLPVIKKGDSDRLRVGEWVLAIGSPLSPNLAHTVTQGIVSAKGRSNVGLADYEDFIQTDAAINPGNSGGALVNLDGELVGINTAIASRSGGFQGIGFAVPINMAENVMQSLIKHGKVVRGWLGVSIQDLNEAMARAMKLKNTEGALVGEVVENSPAEKAGFQEGDVILEMEGRKIRNAAQLRNHVATTAPGTAVKFKILREGREHMLTATLGELPADRKAPQVKQSLQELLGFSVTELNRELAEQYDLGTNVKGVVVTAIDQASPAFRAGLRKGDLIRSVNRKRVQTVADFNAALAGASKGDTVLLHLTRRDGNLFIAFEL; from the coding sequence ATGAAAAATTCATCCAAAGCGATGAGCCTCGCGCTGGTGCTCAGTGGCGTCATCATCGGCGCGCTGGTGTTCTCGCATTTCAATCAGGCTTCGCAACCGCAGGCGTTCAGCTTCCCCGTTGCCCCCGCCGGTGTGGTGGCGGCCGGTGACCGGCAAATCGCGACGCTGCGCGACTTGAACAATGCGTTCATCGAAATTGCGGAGGCGGTGAATCCCACGGTGGTGACGGTGTTCACGGAAAAGGTTTACCGGGTGCGTGAAACGTTGAGTCCGTTTTCGTTCTTTTTCGATGATCCTTTGCGCGATTTTTGGGGCGAAGATTTCTTCGGGCCGCGGCCCAGACGCCAGACGCCGCCGGAACGCGAATACCGGCAGCAGGGGCTGGGCTCCGGCGTGATCGTGAGTGCCGAGGGCTACATTCTGACCAACAATCATGTGATTGCCGATGCCGACACGATCTACATTCGCACCATGGATGGGCGGACGATTGCCGCCAAAGTCGTGGGCGCCGATCCCAAGACCGACATTGCCGTGCTCAAAGTCGAGGCGAAAAATCTGCCGGTGATCAAGAAGGGCGACAGCGACCGGCTGCGCGTCGGCGAATGGGTGCTGGCGATTGGCAGCCCGCTCAGCCCCAACCTGGCGCACACCGTGACCCAGGGTATTGTCAGCGCCAAGGGCCGCTCCAACGTCGGGCTGGCGGATTATGAGGATTTCATTCAAACCGACGCCGCCATCAATCCTGGCAACTCCGGCGGGGCGCTGGTCAATCTCGATGGCGAGCTGGTGGGCATCAACACCGCGATCGCCAGCCGCAGCGGCGGCTTTCAGGGAATCGGTTTTGCCGTGCCGATCAACATGGCGGAAAACGTGATGCAGTCGCTGATCAAGCACGGCAAAGTCGTACGCGGCTGGCTCGGCGTGTCGATTCAAGACCTCAACGAGGCCATGGCCAGGGCCATGAAGCTGAAAAACACCGAGGGCGCACTGGTGGGGGAAGTGGTGGAGAACAGCCCGGCCGAAAAGGCCGGTTTTCAGGAGGGCGACGTAATTCTCGAAATGGAGGGCAGGAAAATCAGGAATGCCGCGCAGCTTCGCAACCATGTCGCCACCACCGCGCCGGGCACGGCGGTGAAATTCAAAATTCTGCGTGAGGGCCGGGAGCACATGCTGACGGCCACGCTTGGCGAGCTGCCGGCCGACAGGAAGGCGCCCCAGGTCAAACAATCCTTGCAGGAGTTGCTGGGTTTCTCCGTGACCGAGCTGAACCGTGAGCTGGCGGAACAATACGACCTTGGGACGAATGTGAAAGGCGTGGTGGTGACCGCAATCGACCAGGCCAGCCCGGCTTTTCGCGCCGGCTTGCGCAAAGGCGACCTGATCCGCTCGGTCAACCGCAAGCGCGTACAAACTGTTGCCGATTTCAATGCCGCGCTCGCCGGCGCCAGCAAGGGTGACACGGTGCTCCTGCATTTGACCCGGCGGGACGGCAATCTGTTCATCGCTTTTGAGCTGTGA
- a CDS encoding Hsp20/alpha crystallin family protein → MAIMRWNPTRELARLEEDFDRFFRNFLSDEMLETSLTLGAWEPAVDIHETDDHYAITAELPGLSRENFKVSYNQDVLTITGERKQVEEKGRTYHRRERNFGKFERSFRLPANIVAEKIEASFKDGVLTLILPKAEEARPKHIAVKAS, encoded by the coding sequence ATGGCAATCATGCGTTGGAATCCCACCCGGGAACTGGCACGGCTGGAGGAAGATTTCGATCGTTTCTTTAGAAACTTCCTTTCAGACGAGATGCTTGAAACCTCATTGACGCTCGGCGCGTGGGAGCCGGCCGTGGACATCCACGAAACCGACGACCACTACGCGATCACGGCCGAGCTGCCCGGCCTGAGCAGGGAAAATTTCAAAGTCAGCTACAATCAGGACGTGTTGACCATCACCGGTGAACGGAAACAGGTGGAGGAGAAGGGCAGAACCTATCATCGTCGTGAACGCAACTTCGGCAAGTTCGAGCGCTCCTTCCGCCTGCCGGCCAATATCGTCGCCGAGAAGATTGAGGCCAGCTTCAAGGACGGGGTGCTGACCTTGATTCTGCCGAAGGCCGAGGAAGCGCGGCCCAAACACATTGCGGTCAAAGCCAGTTAG
- a CDS encoding DnaJ domain-containing protein, whose amino-acid sequence MAKNYYVILGVAADATQEQIKSAYRQLAMRYHPDYYGEDAGPFLAIQEAYSVLGNPGRRLAYDLMSHKQELPAAPAAPVTEVFRESVTEVPRPPRTARVEPLVPEQDHDTIGRISMQQSFQTFLPSFDEIFDRLWSNFRSLERPAAERSESLQVEIPITPLQAWHGGLVRILVPARARCPMCRGAGWLGPHECWRCGGEGGLSGEFPVFIDLPAGTPDNYTVRISLRRYGNHNFYLTAIFKVSGKAG is encoded by the coding sequence ATGGCAAAGAATTATTATGTGATTCTCGGCGTTGCTGCCGATGCCACCCAGGAGCAGATCAAATCAGCCTACCGCCAGTTGGCAATGAGATATCACCCCGATTACTATGGCGAAGATGCCGGCCCCTTTCTCGCCATCCAGGAGGCCTATTCCGTGCTGGGCAATCCCGGGCGCCGGCTGGCTTATGACCTCATGTCCCACAAGCAGGAACTCCCCGCTGCCCCTGCAGCACCGGTGACGGAAGTTTTTCGGGAAAGCGTAACGGAAGTGCCGCGCCCGCCACGGACTGCGCGCGTCGAACCGCTGGTGCCGGAGCAGGATCACGACACCATTGGCCGCATTTCCATGCAGCAGTCATTCCAGACCTTCCTGCCCTCGTTCGATGAAATTTTCGACCGCTTGTGGAGCAACTTTCGCAGCCTGGAGCGGCCCGCAGCCGAACGAAGCGAAAGCCTGCAGGTGGAGATTCCGATTACTCCGTTGCAAGCTTGGCACGGCGGGTTGGTTCGCATATTGGTGCCGGCCCGGGCGCGATGTCCGATGTGCCGGGGTGCGGGCTGGCTGGGGCCGCACGAGTGCTGGCGCTGCGGCGGCGAAGGCGGGTTGTCCGGAGAATTTCCCGTGTTCATTGACCTGCCTGCCGGCACGCCCGACAACTACACGGTGCGGATATCATTGCGGCGCTATGGCAACCACAATTTTTATTTGACTGCGATTTTCAAGGTGAGCGGAAAGGCCGGGTGA
- a CDS encoding B12-binding domain-containing radical SAM protein gives MGITAHTPAAAPKVLLIQPPVEDFYQTSIRTLPVGLLYLAGALRQNGIAVEILDCQATPRKNSIPPPPEFAHLERYYQPGNLSPWKLYSQYRHYGLPWEDIREHIRRSGAEVIGISSLFTPFYREALRVAALAKEVDRSRPVILGGAHVNACPAQVLADPNVDFILLGEGERTLPALVCALLEDRLANLAGVRGIGYKVNGNLRLPEHGDLIEDLDSLPLPARELIEAGHYCLGRKRLTMLITSRGCPYHCTFCSIFLTAGRRFRVRSLHRIIDEMKLCRERLGIEVFDIEDDNFTFDQKRASRLLAAIREEFGPDQIELLAMNGLSAANLSENLLVEMKAAGFRALNLALVTNDAQRQRALKRPGATPHFDRIVSRGAALGFQQVNYLILGLPGATLAEMIGAIIHLMERPVLIGPSVFYATPGTASYEQCRAAGLLPSPELALQRSSCFPVETAEFSRRDLVTLFRLCRLLNFLKAQLARLAEDNGKTAPAWETVFTFPPAMTALPRPGGCYTFPRKLSAAEIGGWLAAATFCHRTFLGMRLRRRSNAGFCYQVYEEEFSPQVLALFLQEAEGREICSGNNVRIKITTESLAGIPHVNLP, from the coding sequence ATGGGCATTACCGCGCACACTCCGGCGGCCGCGCCGAAAGTTTTGCTCATCCAGCCGCCGGTCGAAGACTTTTACCAAACCAGCATTCGCACGCTGCCGGTTGGCCTGCTTTATCTCGCCGGAGCACTGCGGCAAAACGGCATCGCCGTGGAGATACTCGATTGCCAGGCCACGCCGCGGAAAAACAGCATCCCGCCGCCACCGGAATTTGCCCATCTCGAGCGTTACTATCAGCCCGGCAATTTGAGTCCCTGGAAACTTTACAGCCAATACCGGCATTACGGTTTGCCGTGGGAGGACATCCGCGAGCACATTCGCCGTTCCGGCGCCGAAGTGATCGGCATCTCCTCGCTGTTCACACCGTTTTATCGCGAAGCCTTGCGGGTGGCGGCGCTGGCAAAGGAAGTTGATCGCAGCCGGCCGGTGATTCTGGGCGGCGCGCATGTCAACGCCTGCCCGGCGCAGGTGCTTGCAGATCCCAACGTCGATTTCATCCTCCTGGGCGAAGGCGAGCGCACCCTGCCGGCGTTGGTGTGCGCACTGCTGGAAGACCGGCTCGCCAACCTGGCGGGGGTGCGTGGCATCGGCTACAAAGTGAACGGCAACCTGCGCCTGCCGGAACACGGCGATTTGATTGAAGACCTGGATTCCCTGCCGCTGCCGGCACGCGAGCTGATTGAGGCCGGGCACTACTGTCTCGGGCGCAAACGCCTGACCATGCTGATCACCAGCCGCGGCTGTCCCTATCACTGCACTTTCTGCTCGATCTTCCTCACCGCCGGCCGGCGCTTTCGCGTGCGTTCACTCCACCGCATCATCGATGAAATGAAGCTGTGCCGCGAACGCCTGGGCATCGAGGTGTTCGATATTGAGGATGACAATTTCACCTTCGATCAAAAGCGCGCCAGCCGCCTGCTCGCGGCGATTCGCGAAGAGTTCGGCCCGGATCAAATCGAACTGCTGGCGATGAACGGCCTCTCTGCCGCCAACCTGAGCGAGAACCTGCTGGTGGAAATGAAGGCCGCCGGTTTTCGCGCACTCAATCTTGCCCTGGTCACCAACGACGCGCAACGCCAGCGCGCGCTCAAGCGCCCCGGCGCCACGCCGCATTTTGACCGCATCGTCAGCCGCGGCGCCGCGCTGGGTTTTCAGCAGGTGAATTACCTCATTCTCGGCCTGCCGGGTGCCACCCTGGCCGAAATGATCGGCGCGATCATTCATCTCATGGAACGGCCGGTGTTGATCGGCCCGAGTGTGTTTTATGCCACACCCGGCACCGCGAGCTATGAACAGTGCCGCGCCGCGGGCTTGCTCCCCTCGCCCGAACTGGCGCTGCAACGGTCGAGCTGTTTCCCGGTGGAGACGGCGGAATTTTCCCGTCGGGATTTGGTGACATTGTTTCGCCTCTGCCGGCTGTTGAATTTCCTCAAGGCGCAGCTCGCGCGGCTGGCAGAGGACAACGGCAAAACGGCGCCCGCGTGGGAGACCGTGTTCACGTTTCCGCCCGCCATGACCGCACTGCCGCGGCCGGGCGGATGTTACACCTTCCCGCGCAAACTCAGCGCCGCCGAAATCGGCGGCTGGCTGGCGGCCGCAACCTTCTGTCATCGGACTTTTCTCGGCATGCGCCTGCGGCGCCGCAGCAATGCGGGCTTTTGTTATCAGGTTTATGAAGAGGAATTCTCCCCGCAGGTGCTCGCACTTTTCCTGCAGGAAGCCGAGGGCAGGGAAATCTGCAGTGGGAACAACGTGCGCATCAAAATCACAACAGAATCACTTGCCGGCATCCCCCATGTGAATCTCCCGTGA
- a CDS encoding bifunctional helix-turn-helix domain-containing protein/methylated-DNA--[protein]-cysteine S-methyltransferase: protein MPASHFSRQAADYRRIEQAIRFVHNNFRRQPSLQRIARSVHLSEHHFQRLFRRWVGISPKRFLQFLTKEYAKKLLAQSNSLLQVTYEAGLSSPGRLHDLFVACEAVTPGEFKSAGRGLHIDYGFHASPFGECLLAATNRGICGLYFVTGGQRRAALNQLKANWPLAVLREAPAATAPLLARIFAPAAGKKSAPLHLFVKGTNFQIKVWEALLRIPRGAVVSYEDLAKQLGMPRAARAVGNAVASNPVSFLIPCHRVVRKVGETGNYGGGPLRKKAILAWEAAQVNGGRD, encoded by the coding sequence ATGCCAGCAAGCCATTTTTCCCGGCAGGCGGCGGATTATCGCCGCATCGAGCAGGCGATTCGTTTCGTCCACAACAACTTCCGCCGCCAGCCCAGTCTGCAGCGAATCGCGCGCAGCGTCCATCTCAGCGAGCATCACTTCCAGCGTTTGTTCCGCCGCTGGGTCGGCATCAGCCCGAAGCGCTTTTTGCAGTTCCTGACCAAGGAATATGCCAAAAAACTGCTGGCGCAGTCCAACAGCCTGTTGCAGGTGACCTACGAAGCCGGTTTGTCCAGCCCCGGCCGCTTGCATGATTTGTTCGTGGCGTGTGAAGCCGTAACGCCGGGGGAATTCAAAAGCGCCGGCCGGGGTCTGCACATCGATTACGGTTTTCATGCCTCGCCCTTCGGCGAGTGTTTGCTGGCAGCCACCAATCGCGGCATTTGCGGACTCTATTTCGTGACCGGCGGGCAGCGCAGAGCGGCGCTCAACCAACTCAAGGCCAACTGGCCCCTGGCAGTCTTGCGCGAAGCACCGGCTGCCACGGCGCCGTTGTTGGCGCGCATTTTCGCGCCGGCTGCCGGAAAGAAAAGCGCGCCGCTACACTTGTTCGTCAAAGGCACCAACTTTCAAATCAAAGTTTGGGAGGCGTTGCTGCGCATCCCGCGCGGGGCGGTGGTGTCATATGAAGACCTGGCGAAGCAACTCGGCATGCCCCGCGCCGCGCGGGCGGTGGGCAATGCGGTGGCCAGCAATCCAGTGTCATTTCTCATTCCGTGCCATCGCGTGGTGCGCAAGGTGGGTGAGACCGGCAACTACGGGGGCGGACCGCTGCGCAAGAAGGCGATTTTGGCGTGGGAGGCAGCGCAAGTCAATGGCGGGCGAGATTGA